A window of Halomonas sp. H10-9-1 contains these coding sequences:
- a CDS encoding ABC transporter ATP-binding protein, translating to MAEPALSIRGLTKVYGNGFQALKGIDLDVAEGDFFALLGPNGAGKSTTLGVVSSLVQKSAGRVSIFGIDIDQDFARAKYHLGVVPQEFNFNQFERVIDIVLAQAGYYGMSRREALPRAEELLRDLGLWDKRNGSARMLSGGMKRRLMIARALMHRPKLLILDEPTAGVDIELRRSMWEYMRRINREEGTTIILTTHYLEEAESLCRNVAIINHGEIIRNTSVRDLLMELDTETFLLDLAHPLEEVPVVSGFEVNQSEPAQLSVAVQRGQRLNDIFEVLSARGIQVVSMRNRANRLEEMFVSMVEQGNEALDRAAEAGKDKEARA from the coding sequence ATGGCCGAACCGGCTCTGTCCATCCGTGGCCTGACCAAGGTCTACGGCAATGGCTTCCAGGCCCTCAAGGGCATCGATCTCGACGTCGCCGAAGGGGACTTCTTCGCGCTGCTGGGCCCCAACGGCGCCGGCAAGTCCACCACCCTGGGGGTGGTGTCGTCGCTGGTGCAGAAGAGCGCCGGTCGGGTGTCGATCTTCGGCATCGATATCGACCAGGATTTCGCCCGCGCCAAGTACCACCTCGGCGTGGTGCCCCAGGAGTTCAACTTCAACCAGTTCGAGAGGGTCATCGACATCGTGCTGGCCCAGGCCGGCTACTACGGCATGTCGCGTCGCGAGGCGCTGCCCCGTGCCGAGGAGCTGCTGCGTGACCTGGGGCTCTGGGACAAGCGCAATGGCAGTGCGCGGATGCTTTCAGGCGGCATGAAGCGCCGGCTGATGATCGCCCGGGCGCTGATGCACCGGCCGAAGTTGCTGATCCTCGATGAGCCCACCGCGGGTGTGGACATCGAGTTGCGTCGCAGCATGTGGGAGTACATGCGGCGCATCAACCGTGAGGAGGGCACCACCATCATCCTCACTACCCACTATCTGGAGGAGGCGGAGAGCCTGTGTCGCAACGTGGCGATCATCAACCATGGCGAGATCATCCGTAACACCAGCGTGCGCGACCTGCTGATGGAGCTGGACACCGAGACCTTCCTGCTCGACCTGGCCCACCCGCTGGAGGAAGTACCGGTGGTGTCGGGCTTCGAGGTCAACCAGTCGGAGCCCGCCCAGCTCAGTGTGGCGGTGCAGCGTGGCCAGCGCCTCAATGATATCTTCGAGGTGCTCTCTGCCCGGGGCATCCAGGTGGTCTCCATGCGCAACCGCGCCAACCGCCTGGAGGAGATGTTCGTCAGCATGGTGGAGCAGGGCAACGAGGCCCTGGACCGGGCCGCCG